A genome region from Fibrobacterota bacterium includes the following:
- a CDS encoding DUF2721 domain-containing protein: MHIEISTPALLFPAVSLLMLAYTNRFFGLAAIIRNLHRTHTEKPNPVYLLEIKSMRWRMHLIRDMQSFGIIAMILCTACMFLLFRGYYRAGEAVFAVSILCLLLSLVWALVEIRLSGQALDLHLRDLEAEEKSKG, from the coding sequence ATGCATATCGAAATCAGCACCCCCGCCCTCCTTTTCCCGGCCGTTTCCCTGCTCATGCTGGCCTATACCAACCGGTTCTTCGGCTTGGCGGCCATCATCCGAAACCTGCACCGCACCCATACCGAAAAGCCCAATCCCGTCTACCTGCTGGAAATCAAAAGCATGCGCTGGCGCATGCACCTGATCCGCGACATGCAATCCTTCGGCATCATAGCGATGATCCTATGTACCGCCTGCATGTTCCTGCTCTTCCGGGGCTACTACCGCGCCGGCGAGGCGGTCTTCGCGGTGAGCATCCTTTGCCTGCTGCTTTCCCTGGTCTGGGCCCTGGTCGAAATCCGGCTGTCCGGCCAGGCGCTGGATTTGCACTTGCGGGATTTGGAAGCGGAAGAGAAAAGCAAGGGCTGA
- a CDS encoding peptidoglycan-binding protein: protein MAEDGKATLKIPVYIPNFRDEDGNNLQRVEYYFIARHSEAEPLDGSKAPKVVDEMADRVLEMHILQNLTFATGKSFIRASEAGDLKALGQAVQDWKAKHSDCKLAVFGHADAVGDEGSNKSLSERRAKSVQAYLAKDAKPWEALYGEEKWGLAAVQELLKHLGHDAGAIDGQDGPKTQGAVKDFQEKQGIGVTGAADAKTREALFLAYFESNAAPACDAKEFDAIDGKSFTGCSEFNLIENTQGACETNRRVAVLLLKVSKNFPIHYPCKQGAIMPCQKQAGLKGERRTPGFKCRFYDNLVVEKKGAGPTPVGKLKWVGVKEGEDLKQYVNLAADKPGQGPERTLEIEVEGGSDGAKLYWKVTAGKDNSKRNDPKPGLKPDTKGKLTEFKDGVAELEIEVKGGKASLVLACGLAGGDSFKVEVGLGKGKADGTVSVVNWRKLEYEIHQPLASGNNRLTDYTVFNPDKSPGLPEKSRSSLDKVLGSNFVEFNPIFAGNFGKEDLAEDGKHNIIDAHYLGKNKGNKALVLSFGQLRNVLNRKAVHRSERKTVSMVWCDYIAKVVDWEQEFDKVFKQMEVSPKHSVFERTIDAFGAFSYGDYSITKLKWKASRWYDESASGGKGEWKPILSPSDPGGAFISGGVFTSEEDIKAHVEFKGIRTLSLKFPAGKHAYPGNSIPRDSDGQFFDKGKVIGLSIIIVGAACKTNTNGAALQGDIWMNTFAGEVDPVGMAMVIAHELGHNMGQAYANSSVDSTFGRPLTKPIPGYPFPKGVPEGDVYGEHGHIGTHCAKGLKDKTVSDFQTDAAFKERTCIMFGASDMAASTEYAFCEDCSTYIRAEDLQDIRKSWTD from the coding sequence ATGGCCGAGGACGGGAAAGCGACCCTGAAGATCCCCGTATACATCCCGAACTTCCGGGACGAAGACGGGAACAATCTGCAACGGGTGGAGTATTACTTCATCGCGCGGCATTCGGAAGCGGAGCCGCTGGATGGATCGAAGGCGCCGAAGGTGGTGGATGAGATGGCGGATCGGGTCTTGGAGATGCATATCCTCCAGAACCTCACCTTCGCCACCGGCAAAAGCTTCATCCGCGCTTCGGAAGCCGGCGACCTCAAGGCCCTGGGCCAGGCGGTCCAGGATTGGAAGGCCAAGCATTCCGACTGCAAACTAGCCGTGTTCGGGCATGCCGATGCGGTGGGCGACGAAGGGAGCAACAAATCCCTCTCCGAACGCCGGGCCAAATCCGTGCAGGCTTATCTCGCCAAGGACGCCAAGCCTTGGGAAGCGCTCTACGGCGAAGAGAAATGGGGCCTCGCGGCCGTGCAGGAATTGCTCAAGCACCTTGGACACGATGCGGGCGCCATCGACGGGCAGGACGGGCCGAAGACGCAAGGCGCGGTGAAGGATTTCCAGGAGAAGCAAGGAATAGGGGTGACGGGCGCGGCCGATGCGAAGACCCGGGAAGCCTTGTTCCTGGCCTACTTCGAATCCAATGCGGCGCCAGCTTGCGATGCGAAGGAGTTCGACGCCATCGACGGAAAGTCGTTCACGGGGTGCAGCGAGTTCAACCTGATCGAGAACACGCAAGGGGCTTGCGAGACGAACCGGCGGGTGGCGGTGCTGCTTTTGAAGGTGAGCAAGAATTTCCCCATCCATTACCCGTGCAAGCAAGGCGCGATCATGCCTTGCCAGAAGCAGGCCGGGTTAAAAGGGGAGCGGAGGACGCCGGGCTTCAAGTGCCGGTTCTACGACAACCTGGTTGTAGAGAAGAAGGGGGCGGGGCCGACGCCCGTGGGCAAGCTGAAGTGGGTAGGCGTTAAGGAGGGAGAAGATCTCAAGCAGTATGTGAACCTTGCGGCGGATAAGCCGGGCCAAGGGCCGGAGCGCACTTTGGAGATCGAGGTCGAAGGCGGTTCCGATGGGGCGAAGCTGTATTGGAAGGTGACAGCCGGGAAGGATAACAGCAAGCGGAATGATCCGAAGCCGGGATTAAAGCCCGACACAAAGGGGAAGCTGACGGAGTTCAAGGACGGGGTCGCCGAATTGGAGATCGAGGTGAAGGGCGGTAAGGCGTCCTTGGTGTTGGCTTGCGGATTGGCGGGGGGCGATAGCTTCAAGGTGGAGGTTGGGTTAGGCAAGGGGAAGGCGGATGGGACAGTTTCGGTAGTGAATTGGCGCAAGCTGGAGTATGAAATCCATCAGCCCTTGGCTTCTGGAAACAACAGACTTACAGACTATACAGTTTTTAACCCCGATAAAAGCCCGGGCTTACCCGAGAAGTCACGATCCTCTCTCGATAAGGTATTAGGCTCAAACTTTGTAGAGTTTAATCCCATTTTTGCCGGGAATTTCGGGAAAGAGGATTTAGCCGAAGATGGCAAGCACAATATCATCGACGCCCATTATTTAGGAAAGAACAAGGGAAACAAGGCACTTGTGCTCTCCTTCGGGCAACTGAGGAACGTTCTTAACAGGAAGGCCGTGCATAGGAGCGAAAGGAAGACGGTCTCAATGGTTTGGTGCGACTACATTGCAAAAGTGGTCGATTGGGAACAAGAGTTCGACAAGGTTTTCAAACAGATGGAGGTAAGTCCGAAGCACTCCGTCTTCGAAAGAACCATCGACGCCTTCGGCGCTTTTTCGTACGGAGACTATTCCATTACTAAACTGAAATGGAAAGCTTCGCGTTGGTACGATGAGTCCGCGTCCGGAGGCAAAGGCGAATGGAAACCAATCCTCTCACCATCAGACCCGGGAGGCGCATTCATATCGGGCGGCGTTTTCACGTCCGAGGAAGATATCAAGGCGCACGTGGAGTTCAAGGGGATTCGGACGCTTAGCCTAAAATTCCCAGCTGGAAAGCATGCATATCCAGGTAATTCCATCCCCAGGGATTCTGATGGACAATTTTTCGACAAAGGAAAGGTAATCGGCCTATCGATCATCATCGTTGGTGCCGCGTGTAAAACCAATACCAATGGTGCGGCTCTGCAAGGTGATATATGGATGAATACTTTCGCCGGAGAGGTCGACCCCGTGGGCATGGCCATGGTAATTGCCCATGAGTTGGGTCACAACATGGGGCAAGCATACGCCAATAGTTCTGTCGACTCGACTTTCGGAAGGCCGTTGACCAAACCCATACCGGGTTATCCCTTTCCAAAAGGCGTACCGGAAGGCGATGTCTACGGGGAACATGGGCATATCGGCACTCATTGCGCCAAGGGGCTTAAGGATAAAACCGTTTCGGATTTTCAGACGGACGCGGCGTTCAAAGAAAGAACATGCATCATGTTTGGTGCCTCGGATATGGCCGCTTCGACGGAGTATGCTTTTTGTGAAGATTGCAGTACCTACATCCGCGCTGAAGACCTTCAGGACATCAGAAAATCCTGGACGGACTAG
- a CDS encoding GNAT family N-acetyltransferase, translating into MPSPEPASRSFEIIRADYADPRHQELIPLLLDAYARDPLGGGEPLREEVKANLVGELSKLPQALSLLGFRDGRPAGLMNAFFGFSTFQGRALLNIHDLIVLPEYRGLGLSQRLLAAAEAIAREKGCCKLTLEVQSGNEVAMGSYRKFGFSGYELDPRHGHAMFWQKKL; encoded by the coding sequence ATGCCCTCCCCCGAACCCGCTTCCCGCTCCTTCGAAATCATCCGCGCCGATTATGCCGATCCGCGGCATCAGGAACTCATCCCGCTCCTGCTGGACGCCTACGCCCGGGATCCCCTGGGCGGCGGCGAGCCTTTGCGCGAGGAGGTGAAAGCGAATCTGGTCGGGGAATTAAGCAAACTGCCCCAGGCCCTTTCCCTGCTTGGCTTTCGCGATGGCCGGCCCGCGGGATTGATGAACGCTTTCTTCGGTTTCAGCACCTTCCAAGGGCGGGCTCTCCTGAACATCCACGATCTGATCGTGCTGCCGGAATATCGCGGCCTGGGCCTTTCCCAACGGCTGCTCGCCGCCGCCGAAGCCATCGCCCGCGAGAAGGGTTGCTGCAAATTGACCCTGGAGGTCCAGAGCGGGAACGAGGTGGCGATGGGCTCTTACCGCAAGTTCGGGTTTTCCGGATATGAGCTGGATCCCCGGCATGGCCATGCCATGTTCTGGCAGAAGAAGCTTTAG
- a CDS encoding ThuA domain-containing protein: MPTLPRPALVHASRPARRLALALAVRPALLFVLALCFTSALAADRVLLFTKTAGTRENNVVASRTPLKAFYEGKGLIVDTSENAALFSDTGLAKYKAIVFLKTTGDFLNDTQQAAFEKWFKAGGGAQIIHAALDAEPNWAFYGKMIGGAYFQSLPGDSTTKHTLVVADSADAASRPVLAAHPDGRWPRTDEIYGFRANPRSATNPSMHILMTVDESTYKNGHAGTDHPMSWSCAYMGGRAWTTAIGHTTDSYAPKPSSPNSDSLFLYHLWGGMEYILGRDVVPVANPVARKKTVAVPKEGFLTSGARFGDGLEKDARGREAGAEIR, encoded by the coding sequence ATGCCCACCCTGCCGCGCCCCGCTCTCGTCCATGCTAGCCGCCCCGCCCGCCGCCTGGCTCTAGCCCTGGCCGTCCGCCCCGCGCTCCTATTCGTCCTCGCTCTGTGCTTCACCTCAGCCCTCGCCGCCGACCGCGTCCTCCTCTTCACCAAAACCGCCGGCACCCGCGAGAACAATGTCGTCGCTTCCCGCACGCCCCTGAAGGCCTTCTACGAGGGCAAGGGCCTGATTGTCGACACCTCCGAAAATGCCGCCCTCTTCTCCGACACCGGGCTCGCCAAGTACAAGGCCATCGTGTTCCTCAAGACCACGGGCGATTTCCTGAACGATACGCAGCAGGCCGCCTTCGAGAAATGGTTCAAGGCCGGGGGCGGGGCGCAAATTATCCATGCGGCCTTGGATGCGGAGCCCAACTGGGCCTTCTACGGGAAGATGATCGGGGGCGCTTATTTTCAGAGCCTGCCCGGCGATTCGACCACCAAGCACACCCTCGTCGTGGCGGACAGCGCGGACGCTGCTTCGCGTCCCGTTCTCGCCGCCCACCCGGACGGCCGCTGGCCGCGCACCGACGAGATATACGGCTTCCGCGCCAATCCGCGTTCGGCCACCAACCCGTCCATGCACATCCTGATGACGGTGGACGAGTCCACTTACAAGAACGGGCATGCGGGAACCGATCATCCCATGAGCTGGTCCTGCGCCTACATGGGCGGGCGCGCGTGGACGACGGCCATCGGCCATACCACGGATTCCTATGCGCCCAAGCCCAGCTCCCCGAACTCGGATTCGCTCTTCCTCTATCACTTGTGGGGCGGGATGGAATACATCCTGGGTCGCGACGTGGTCCCGGTGGCCAATCCGGTGGCCCGGAAAAAAACGGTGGCCGTGCCGAAGGAGGGATTCCTGACTTCCGGGGCGCGCTTCGGGGATGGTTTGGAGAAGGACGCCCGCGGGCGCGAGGCCGGCGCGGAAATCCGTTAA
- a CDS encoding YaiI/YqxD family protein: protein MLTLYIDADACPVKDECYKVAKRHAWPVIVVANAAMRMPYDPAIRLEVVSDGFDAADDWIVEHAGPGDIVVTSDIPLAGRSLKQGAFVLGNTGRPFTEENIGDALASRELAQELREMGMRGGPPPFQPKDRGEFLMQLDRAMNSLKRKHKSAPG from the coding sequence TTGCTAACGCTTTACATCGACGCCGACGCCTGCCCCGTCAAGGACGAATGCTATAAAGTCGCCAAACGCCACGCCTGGCCGGTTATCGTTGTCGCCAATGCCGCCATGCGCATGCCTTACGATCCCGCCATCCGCCTGGAAGTGGTTTCGGACGGATTCGACGCCGCCGACGATTGGATCGTCGAGCATGCCGGGCCGGGGGATATCGTCGTCACCTCGGACATTCCCCTGGCGGGACGCAGCCTCAAGCAAGGGGCTTTCGTGCTGGGGAATACGGGCCGCCCCTTCACCGAAGAGAACATCGGGGACGCGCTCGCTTCCCGCGAGCTCGCCCAGGAATTGCGTGAAATGGGGATGCGCGGCGGCCCTCCGCCTTTCCAGCCCAAGGATCGCGGGGAATTCCTGATGCAATTGGATCGGGCGATGAACTCGCTGAAGCGCAAGCATAAGTCAGCACCAGGATAA
- a CDS encoding transglutaminase family protein, whose product MRIRAGFEIGFEYPEPTAVVLTLFLHPSRMMDIRNRESFSVLPVTPITEYVDLYGNRCARVFVPQGRTAFRNDFTVEDDGLPDKLAWNARQHEVQELPDETLVYLLPSRYCDTDSELREVAKPLFYGTPLGWARVQAICDFVNRHIRFDYMLARANRSATEAYREAVGVCRDYTHLAIAFCRIMNIPARYCTGYLGDIGVPVVLPMDFSAWFEVYLGGRWHTFDARNNTPRIGRVLIARGRDAADVPLTMSFGLNRLSGFDVWTYEEAG is encoded by the coding sequence ATGCGGATACGCGCCGGTTTCGAAATAGGCTTTGAGTATCCCGAGCCCACCGCGGTGGTACTCACCTTATTCCTGCACCCTTCCCGTATGATGGATATCCGGAACCGGGAATCCTTCAGTGTGCTTCCTGTCACGCCCATAACCGAATACGTCGACCTGTACGGCAACCGCTGCGCCCGGGTTTTCGTACCACAGGGACGTACCGCCTTCCGTAACGATTTCACGGTCGAGGACGACGGCCTACCGGATAAGCTTGCTTGGAACGCGCGGCAGCATGAAGTGCAAGAACTGCCGGACGAAACCTTGGTCTATTTACTCCCGAGCCGTTATTGCGATACCGATAGCGAACTTCGCGAGGTGGCTAAGCCGCTCTTCTATGGCACGCCGTTGGGATGGGCGCGGGTGCAGGCCATTTGCGATTTCGTGAACCGGCATATCCGCTTCGACTACATGTTGGCGCGGGCGAACCGTTCGGCCACGGAAGCGTATCGCGAAGCGGTGGGGGTTTGTAGGGACTACACCCACTTGGCCATCGCGTTCTGCCGCATCATGAACATTCCCGCGCGGTACTGCACTGGCTACCTCGGGGACATTGGCGTGCCCGTGGTTTTACCGATGGATTTCAGCGCCTGGTTCGAAGTCTATCTGGGCGGGAGATGGCATACCTTCGATGCCCGCAACAATACCCCGCGCATCGGGCGAGTCCTGATCGCGCGCGGTAGGGACGCGGCGGACGTGCCCCTGACCATGTCCTTCGGCCTGAACCGGCTTTCCGGCTTCGACGTGTGGACCTATGAGGAGGCGGGCTAA
- a CDS encoding helicase-associated domain-containing protein, producing the protein MYGFTREYWRNLLPKIPRWHALTLPQRVAALGMPHGFHDPLYAFRNLPAELDAFCFDTDRLGQKRATPDFQYLIAFVQRLAPWSRRDGTDLRAYVQATTTMAQRNAMTGMSPGQNNEYATQAYVKRFKEGAFGRGLAESESPATFIRAMGGWVPGGDDFGTAEFRLLRGWFLQATRLGDAAYILDAGAFEDPKGSFEPADLLNLAVGFGLAIVYRREEDFLPCFAVAAPKAADEHRPEKLVLKTAPAPDPFWRPFVLDDIDAWLRSLQDHPAPVLSDGWNVPLAHHRKVAKEFIPLPPWLPKTGFQPEDRACPALWLILRLELAETLGGKRKEWRLGAAPKGVAWLTLSREEKLKAVLEVVPLAAAAPGNRGEPSQYDTLVYLGDFGANPIPYKAATPLLFEWLHRAFAALPGPVEWQAFWKSAAGKANPFLRDADRDPELEGRWAAWEQAPEEAYAALLHRYAGRLAGFGALGFAEAGAGRIAVLPTSVGEWLFGRAKKWSLPGIRKDVAVVGADFTVTLLEKSLEAQVELAAFAESEGNVFRIKKKSVQAAAHGGRTAESMLAALKSMSKHALPANVAHEIGEWARAKKTVRVEETLLLEGEDPVVMAEIRAAFPKEFAAVGTAALKYLGNGTRDAVVRKLAKKGFFTNAKSPPRPPP; encoded by the coding sequence ATGTACGGTTTCACCCGCGAATATTGGCGCAACCTGCTTCCGAAAATCCCGCGTTGGCACGCCCTTACCCTGCCGCAACGCGTCGCCGCCCTCGGCATGCCCCATGGCTTCCATGATCCCCTGTACGCTTTCCGGAACCTGCCCGCGGAGCTGGATGCCTTCTGCTTCGACACCGACAGGCTGGGCCAAAAACGGGCCACGCCGGATTTCCAATACCTGATCGCTTTCGTCCAGAGGCTGGCGCCTTGGTCGAGGCGGGACGGCACCGACCTGCGCGCTTACGTGCAGGCGACCACGACCATGGCGCAGCGCAACGCCATGACCGGGATGAGCCCGGGGCAGAATAACGAGTACGCCACCCAGGCCTACGTCAAACGGTTCAAGGAGGGCGCTTTCGGCCGCGGATTGGCGGAAAGCGAATCGCCGGCGACTTTCATCCGGGCCATGGGGGGTTGGGTGCCCGGCGGCGATGATTTCGGGACCGCGGAGTTCCGGCTCCTGCGCGGATGGTTTCTCCAAGCGACCCGCCTAGGCGATGCCGCCTACATCCTGGATGCGGGCGCTTTCGAGGATCCCAAGGGAAGCTTCGAACCGGCCGATCTGCTGAACCTGGCCGTCGGCTTCGGCCTGGCCATCGTATACCGGCGGGAGGAGGATTTCCTCCCATGCTTCGCGGTGGCGGCGCCCAAGGCCGCCGACGAACATCGACCCGAAAAATTGGTGCTTAAGACGGCCCCGGCGCCCGATCCCTTCTGGCGGCCCTTCGTGCTCGACGATATCGACGCCTGGTTGCGGTCCCTCCAGGACCATCCGGCCCCCGTCCTGAGCGACGGATGGAACGTGCCCTTGGCCCATCATCGCAAGGTGGCCAAGGAGTTCATTCCCTTGCCTCCCTGGCTGCCCAAAACCGGTTTCCAGCCGGAGGACCGCGCATGCCCGGCCTTATGGCTCATCCTGCGGCTGGAATTGGCGGAAACCTTGGGGGGCAAGCGCAAGGAGTGGCGGCTGGGGGCGGCGCCCAAGGGCGTAGCCTGGCTTACCCTATCGCGGGAGGAAAAGCTGAAGGCCGTGCTGGAGGTGGTCCCGCTCGCGGCGGCCGCGCCGGGCAACCGCGGCGAACCTTCCCAGTACGACACCCTGGTTTACCTGGGGGACTTCGGGGCCAACCCCATCCCCTACAAGGCGGCGACGCCGCTCCTGTTCGAATGGTTGCATCGCGCCTTCGCCGCATTGCCCGGCCCGGTGGAATGGCAGGCATTTTGGAAAAGCGCGGCGGGCAAAGCGAATCCGTTCCTCCGGGATGCGGATCGCGATCCGGAATTGGAGGGCCGTTGGGCCGCATGGGAGCAGGCCCCGGAGGAGGCCTATGCCGCCTTGCTGCACCGCTACGCGGGACGGCTGGCCGGCTTTGGCGCGCTGGGGTTCGCGGAAGCGGGCGCGGGCCGGATCGCCGTCCTGCCTACCTCGGTGGGGGAATGGCTTTTCGGCCGCGCGAAAAAATGGTCTCTTCCCGGAATCCGCAAGGACGTAGCCGTGGTGGGCGCCGATTTCACGGTGACCTTGCTGGAGAAGTCCCTGGAAGCGCAGGTGGAACTGGCCGCCTTCGCGGAGTCGGAAGGAAACGTGTTCCGGATCAAGAAGAAATCCGTGCAGGCGGCCGCGCACGGGGGCCGCACGGCCGAGTCGATGCTGGCGGCGCTGAAGTCCATGTCGAAGCACGCCTTGCCGGCGAACGTGGCGCATGAGATCGGCGAATGGGCGCGGGCGAAGAAAACGGTGCGGGTGGAGGAAACCCTCCTGCTCGAAGGGGAGGACCCGGTGGTCATGGCCGAGATCCGGGCGGCTTTCCCGAAGGAGTTCGCGGCGGTGGGGACCGCCGCCTTGAAGTACCTGGGGAACGGAACGCGGGACGCGGTGGTGCGGAAGCTCGCGAAGAAAGGGTTCTTTACAAATGCGAAATCGCCGCCGAGGCCGCCGCCATAG
- a CDS encoding carbohydrate binding domain-containing protein, whose product MRFSPIRPYFFLVLIFAARLSGQTSDHAGWFPFYMPWDDSSKNVTDLSANLDAPAGKYGFLDIAGGHFKFHDNGERARFTGFVSVAQANFPSHQDAPAVAARLARFGVNILRIHLLDVVDGYGLFSHGTVNTRDIDPDRWDKMDFFFNCLKQRGIYVDLGLHVGRVFAPGDSLPAPITNAQSKFATIFHPRLIALQKDYARTLFNHVNPYTGLAYKADPFIAFTELTNENSLFLGWLSWGADQFKPGAAGSMDPYYGTYLDSLWRDWLKTRYATDSALGRAWSGAGNGSADSAANLVSNPSFETGLSGWFAWASKADGADMRSDVDSTVSVSGKRSARVEVLSAGKDPYMVQLACLGLTVAKGKSYALTFHLRASAPATFAVEFLKESVWTWYGNKVLQADTGWKAYRVFFSATETLKDSLRFNFDLSYAANVTYWVDSVEMREYQGDGLLAGESLSTQVKRLEKTDVGGFTDARVSDQAEFYYDVEGRYIAGLTAFLKDTLGVKVPVTFTNNYYGLASIVSQSRADYMDAHSYWDHPNFPHGWSASDFTIRNQPMVKSPAAGTILEMALSRVAGKPFVVSEYNHPFPNSYLCEAPAFFFGYLGFFDADGAYWHAYNDYSLHYQQTYQGDFFTVGTNPVLMTQMLLGKAFLKGDIAPAKDPTPVDFTFSETLKSPKKFGDSHVLNTADGMSPLYPMHHPIAYRDFHAPATTVTAAWPQFTDKVTSSTGELDWDGADGLFKVSSPSWQGITGYLGSAKPVFPAYALSNIKTTANRDFAAVHLIALDSLPISASHHLVLLTSGRVENRSTAWNASATSLATWDLPGDTAICEPVTGQISFAPSEPGKFALYPLDPRGNRRAALPLRSQGDRLYADLPGTTLWYEVELGGGTLGINGNGQSGAAKTRAWAGRPIGVAGTLRLPYAIPSAWGRTEVKVEIYSVAGKTLLTRSARFNPGLGSASWDGEKIPLGFSLAKVSLSSLEGPGRADFGFKLAR is encoded by the coding sequence ATGCGGTTTAGCCCGATCCGCCCGTACTTTTTCCTCGTTCTGATATTTGCCGCACGGCTTTCCGGCCAGACTTCCGACCATGCCGGCTGGTTCCCGTTCTACATGCCCTGGGACGACTCCAGCAAGAACGTCACTGATCTTTCCGCCAATCTGGATGCGCCCGCAGGCAAGTACGGCTTTCTGGACATAGCCGGGGGCCACTTCAAATTCCACGACAACGGCGAGCGGGCCCGCTTCACCGGATTCGTCAGCGTGGCGCAGGCCAATTTCCCCTCCCATCAGGATGCCCCCGCCGTCGCCGCGCGCCTCGCCCGGTTCGGCGTCAACATCCTGCGCATCCACCTGCTCGACGTGGTGGACGGCTATGGCCTCTTCAGCCATGGGACCGTCAATACGCGCGACATCGATCCGGATCGGTGGGATAAGATGGACTTCTTCTTCAACTGCCTTAAGCAACGCGGCATCTACGTCGACTTGGGACTGCACGTGGGCCGCGTCTTCGCCCCTGGCGATAGCCTTCCCGCGCCCATTACCAATGCGCAGAGCAAGTTCGCGACGATATTCCATCCCCGCCTCATCGCCTTGCAAAAGGACTATGCCCGCACCCTGTTCAACCACGTGAACCCGTATACGGGCTTGGCTTACAAGGCGGATCCCTTCATCGCCTTCACCGAACTCACCAACGAAAATTCCCTGTTCCTGGGCTGGCTTTCCTGGGGAGCGGACCAATTCAAGCCGGGCGCCGCGGGCTCCATGGATCCCTATTACGGAACCTACCTGGATTCGCTGTGGCGGGACTGGCTGAAGACCAGGTACGCGACCGACTCCGCATTGGGCCGGGCTTGGTCCGGCGCGGGGAACGGGAGCGCCGACTCCGCCGCCAACCTGGTCAGCAATCCGTCCTTCGAAACCGGTCTTTCCGGCTGGTTCGCTTGGGCCAGTAAGGCCGATGGGGCCGACATGCGGAGCGATGTCGATTCCACCGTCTCCGTATCCGGAAAGCGCTCCGCCCGCGTGGAGGTCCTTAGCGCGGGGAAGGACCCGTATATGGTGCAGCTCGCCTGCCTGGGGCTGACGGTCGCCAAAGGCAAAAGCTACGCGCTCACCTTCCACCTGCGCGCTTCCGCGCCGGCCACCTTCGCCGTCGAATTCCTGAAGGAGTCGGTGTGGACCTGGTACGGGAACAAGGTGCTGCAAGCCGATACGGGCTGGAAGGCCTATCGCGTTTTCTTCAGCGCCACGGAAACGCTTAAGGACAGCTTGCGTTTCAATTTCGATTTGAGCTATGCCGCCAACGTCACCTATTGGGTGGACTCGGTGGAAATGCGGGAATACCAAGGGGACGGCCTATTGGCGGGCGAATCGTTGTCCACTCAGGTCAAGCGCTTAGAGAAGACGGATGTGGGCGGCTTTACCGATGCCCGCGTCTCCGATCAAGCCGAGTTCTACTACGATGTGGAGGGCCGCTATATCGCGGGCCTCACCGCCTTTCTCAAGGACACCTTGGGCGTCAAGGTCCCCGTCACCTTCACCAACAATTATTATGGTCTCGCTTCCATCGTGTCCCAATCCCGCGCCGACTATATGGATGCCCATAGTTACTGGGATCATCCCAACTTTCCGCACGGCTGGTCGGCATCGGATTTCACCATCCGCAATCAGCCCATGGTCAAAAGCCCGGCCGCCGGCACCATCCTGGAAATGGCCTTGAGCCGTGTGGCCGGCAAGCCCTTCGTGGTCAGCGAGTACAACCATCCCTTCCCCAACTCCTATCTCTGCGAAGCCCCCGCCTTCTTCTTCGGCTACCTGGGATTCTTCGATGCGGACGGCGCCTATTGGCATGCCTACAACGACTATTCCCTACATTACCAGCAAACCTATCAAGGGGATTTCTTCACGGTCGGCACCAATCCCGTGCTCATGACCCAGATGCTGTTGGGCAAGGCTTTCCTGAAAGGGGACATCGCACCCGCCAAAGATCCCACCCCCGTCGATTTCACCTTTTCCGAAACCCTGAAGTCGCCTAAGAAGTTCGGGGACAGCCACGTCCTCAACACCGCCGACGGCATGTCGCCTTTGTATCCCATGCACCATCCCATCGCCTACCGCGATTTCCATGCTCCCGCCACCACGGTTACGGCGGCCTGGCCGCAATTCACCGACAAGGTGACCTCTTCCACGGGCGAATTGGATTGGGATGGCGCCGACGGCCTCTTTAAGGTGAGCTCTCCGTCCTGGCAGGGGATCACCGGTTACCTGGGATCGGCGAAGCCGGTCTTTCCCGCCTACGCGCTCAGCAATATCAAAACCACCGCCAACCGCGACTTCGCCGCCGTGCATCTCATCGCCTTGGATTCCCTGCCCATCAGCGCCAGCCATCATTTGGTTTTGCTCACCTCCGGCCGGGTCGAGAACCGATCCACGGCATGGAACGCCTCCGCCACCTCGCTGGCTACCTGGGACCTGCCCGGGGATACGGCCATTTGCGAACCGGTGACGGGCCAAATAAGTTTCGCCCCCAGCGAACCCGGGAAGTTCGCCCTCTATCCGCTGGACCCGCGCGGAAACCGCCGCGCGGCCCTGCCTTTGCGTTCGCAAGGGGACCGGCTCTATGCGGATTTGCCCGGAACCACCCTCTGGTATGAAGTGGAATTGGGCGGCGGCACCTTGGGGATCAACGGAAATGGCCAATCCGGGGCGGCGAAAACGCGGGCCTGGGCGGGGCGGCCCATCGGGGTAGCGGGAACGTTACGTCTGCCATATGCGATTCCCTCGGCATGGGGTCGCACCGAGGTCAAGGTGGAGATTTATTCGGTGGCGGGAAAAACCTTGCTGACGCGAAGCGCCCGCTTCAATCCGGGGCTTGGCTCGGCCAGCTGGGATGGGGAGAAGATTCCCTTGGGATTCTCTCTGGCCAAGGTGTCGCTGTCTTCCTTGGAAGGCCCGGGACGGGCGGATTTCGGTTTTAAGCTGGCGCGTTGA